In Zingiber officinale cultivar Zhangliang chromosome 11B, Zo_v1.1, whole genome shotgun sequence, a single window of DNA contains:
- the LOC122034063 gene encoding mitogen-activated protein kinase 3-like produces the protein MVSVAHPPPGFENKEKSYYTIGRTVLFEIDTKYIPIEPIGRGAYGIVCSSIDRETKEKVAIKKIMNTFENPIRPLRILREIKLLRQLKHDNIIALKDVMIPPNRRSFRDVYLVFELMDTDLCEIIQTPQPLSDYQCRYFLFQLLRGLKYLHSANVIHRDLKPENLFVNGADCKLKIGDFGLARSMTQSGRGMSSYIATQWYRAPELLVCSNRYDTSIDMWSVGCILAELLGRRPLFPGTDDINQLELIVSVLGVKGDADLNFVDNEHARKYIKSLPLSLGIPLASIYPHANPLAIDLLKKMLVFDPSKRIDVTEALQHPYMASFYDPLFDPAANGPVDLGFDDDVEEDAIREMMWEEMLFYHQEREVASRA, from the exons ATGGTATCGGTAGCGCATCCTCCACCAGGTTTTGAGAATAAAGAAAAGAGCTATTACACTATCGGGCGAACTGTACTATTTGAGATCGATACTAAATATATACCTATCGAGCCCATTGGGAGAGGCGCTTATGGCATCGTCTGTTCGTCGATTGACCGTGAAACAAAAGAGAAGGTTGCTATCAAGAAGATAATGAACACCTTTGAAAATCCCATCCGTCCATTGAGGATTCTGAGGGAGATCAAGCTTTTGAGACAGCTGAAGCATGATAATATCATCGCATTGAAGGACGTCATGATACCTCCCAACAGGAGATCATTCAGAGACGTTTACCTTGTCTTTGAACTTATGGATACGGATTTGTGCGAGATCATCCAAACACCTCAGCCTCTTTCCGATTACCAATGTCGATACTTCCTCTTTCAG TTGCTTCGAGGACTGAAGTATCTTCACTCGGCCAACGTAATTCACAGAGACTTGAAGCCAGAGAACCTATTTGTCAATGGCGCCGATTGCAAGCTTAAGATCGGTGATTTCGGACTGGCTCGTTCCATGACTCAGAGTGGCCGAGGAATGAGTTCATATATTGCTACTCAATGGTATCGAGCACCAGAGCTGCTCGTTTGCTCAAATAGATACGATACTTCCATTGATATGTGGTCTGTCGGTTGCATTCTAGCTGAGCTACTTGGGCGCAGACCTCTCTTTCCCGGCACTGATGATATCAACCAGCTCGAGCTCATTGTTAGTGTTCTTGGCGTTAAGGGAGATGCTGATCTCAACTTTGTTGACAATGAACATGCTCGCAAGTACATCAAGTCACTGCCACTTAGTCTCGGCATTCCTTTAGCTAGCATATACCCCCATGCCAATCCCTTGGCCATCGACTTGCTTAAGAAGATGTTAGTTTTTGATCCATCAAAGAGAATCGACGTCACTGAGGCACTGCAGCATCCTTATATGGCTTCATTCTACGACCCCCTGTTTGATCCTGCTGCCAATGGCCCCGTCGATCTTGGCTTTGATGACGATGTCGAGGAAGACGCGATCAGAGAGATGATGTGGGAGGAGATGCTTTTCTATCACCAAGAAAGAGAAGTTGCTTCCAGAGCCTAA